A region of Phyllostomus discolor isolate MPI-MPIP mPhyDis1 chromosome 15, mPhyDis1.pri.v3, whole genome shotgun sequence DNA encodes the following proteins:
- the C15H1orf131 gene encoding uncharacterized protein C1orf131 homolog, whose product AEVVWRQGAVLPHGAARPRLGRWHPLRPLRGTPGVAILTRTEAARGPAARAQPAEPGSGRAALTALTALTGAGGLWGVPRSPTPRWRWSRDWDPPRPRLLSSWTQCSRTSTTLTKTSILEKDVNVQEFNLEKARLEVHRFGITGYGKGKERVLERERAVMLGAQPPKKGYVNYKVLQEQIKEKKAAKEEEKRKARDTDIFKRRRKGQEDRKSKKKKSAPSILSNGRIGQVGKFKNGTLILSQVDIRKINSSRVPK is encoded by the exons GCGGAGGTGGTGTGGCGGCAGGGGGCGGTTCTTCCGCACGGGGCGGCCCGACCTCGCCTAGGGCGGTGGCACCCTCTGCGACCGCTCCGCGGGACCCCGGGCGTCGCCATCTTAACCAGGACGGAAGCCGCGCGGGGACCTGCGGCGCGCGCGCAGCCGGCGGAACCCGGAAGCGGGCGCGCGGCGCTCACGGCGCTCACGGCGCTCACGGGTGCGGGTGGGCTCTGGGGTGTCCCGCGGAGTCCCACCCCACGATGGCGCTGGAGCAGGGACTGGGATCCTCCTCGCCCCCGTCTTCTCAGCTCCTGGACGCAGTGCTCCAGAACCTCTACGACTTTG aCCAAAACTAGTATCCTTGAGAAAGACGTGAATGTACAAGAATTTAACTTAGAAAAG GCTCGGCTGGAGGTGCACCGGTTTGGGATCACGGGCTACGGAAAAGGGAAGGAGCGAGTCCTCGAGCGGGAACGCGCGGTTATGCTGGGCGCTCAG CCTCCCAAAAAGGGTTATGTGAATTACAAGGTTTTGCAGGAgcagatcaaagaaaaaaaggcagcaaaggaagaagaaaagagaaag GCGCGGGACACAGACATTttcaagaggaggaggaaagggcaggAAGACAG GAAATCCAAAAAGAAGAAATCGGCTCCCAGTATTCTGTCAAATGGACGGATCGGACAGGTGGGAAAATTCAAAAACGGGACACTGATTCTGAGCCAAGTTGATATCAGGAAAATCAATTCTTCCCGAGTGCCGAAATGA